A stretch of Heterodontus francisci isolate sHetFra1 chromosome 1, sHetFra1.hap1, whole genome shotgun sequence DNA encodes these proteins:
- the LOC137376536 gene encoding serine-rich adhesin for platelets-like — translation MKTLCFLKACSSIPTQQLCVNEDRSQALDRTVQQQTQSQKLENATVEREEFAPFGVSTPVANAAGGGFQNTPDISAVVSDAANYHEQKKAKQNSGLTLVSGVNVKICSSIQTNNVPSESSSTKPFDEPFFEDIKLYESEVKKKLQKYSAYLVLCDKERLSKIQSLEKLSRTDRKAFYCRLKKYDKYYERYQNELGLDKCCSAIVSKSHDVAYSYNSTAKSCSCVLTHGSGSSSCSTELTISDTASCLSESKGREHTLVDSKGIKDKSVGDLQSFTAVVNNRLCDVSCVEGEILHRAEDVTAERFVVTGENIPETSNTVGGLKKDPQSSFDNEATSMNEDVSVVTKSQMQVASSSVTSNEHTEVTNQSVQLNFFSVVDHSSDQKVVNTEITDRCEVPAVMEISEGSRNVGLNEEIVVTEEIQSSWENGELSEAEDRLFPNFQLEEVQMSVTSSKYTDKAYEELPNVDPLLHFLAARIEWEKLFEKSKDNELKVSPQSATAATNPKSFGQQIPLPTVTKPDQLILHCLEFADGEDERIQQSSVLTSEKLSTSGSQTAILNLQITLSNDSNAEYDQHPTLTEPSVRNGNSLGYSGEYHTETRNITERKAERCLKTIGKDYEAVLDGETNKTAPIAENLGLKDALQTGSKELNQVFANTLDTCGLISKNGLHHTLYEVSSCPGPQPSKNSMQEGLLCVLPWHKQPPGGEQRGIPQSPNSHNYKATTKYVAQLANVQSDKKVKVSDRLAEVKFLNESHGTGGIHTGNSMCHTKSEGEYPNTLSGNLCEEIVLKKKNRKKSALKAQDKNMKGLKPHSMKINSLKQDSKVTSNYNVSSNLQHADGESHVNKVTATENNNDKGGLDNRMPNHEGVTFLRSRQHKHIKKGSSVQLTGETKGTFGPDNKVRTSLRKQGRPNNEALAVVHTATPENYVPHVEICSTDGSKNKIQGGGCSTGNLTSLYEGRIGAFISCKRQIAQVASVLSSEASLSKSSRLSKLLTKAVTSLNKAYERVSKSSEIVKRIGTRMSQSSLPKSYQSNCNTFWESCDVDGHQYHKRHQYRSVRETHPKNSELNKQKQMKRSEVPHKCCEQLCKCVQSADFKRQPKKNEQTTCVEKSSRAAKVELASVTSTAEATTNSVRFQNTTKKLHSHCVITQRNCAQIMHSNPNHAQEYKSCEANLSINVFEKTEPPIVDSQAEPTSVKSPAESHLVTAEVMDLPAEPKPLEIPSKSKLEESQMELHIDFPAHRLCVGEETQIETVLEFPVDCLIVESYVDSQMAKFLTKSHKVKIPLASQTVESLGESQLLEPSIELQRTETQFENQRLQSQCEIKATKSSAQDQPAYSKRGGSGHW, via the exons ATGAAGACTCTTTGCTTTCTGAAAGCTTGCTCCTCCATACCTACACAGCAGCTGTGTGTGAATGAAGACAGGAGTCAAGCACTGGATAGAACTGTACAACAGCAAACACAGAGTCAGAAGTTGGAGAACGCAACAGTAGAGCGTGAGGAGTTTGCGCCTTTTGGAGTGTCAACGCCAGTTGCTAATGCAGCCGGTGGTGGATTCCAGAACACCCCAGACATTTCCGCCGTTGTTTCTGATGCTGCTAATTACCATGAGCAAAAGAAAGCAAAACAAAACAGTGGCCTTACTTTGGTATCAGGGGTAAATGTGAAAATATGCTCAAGTATACAAACAAATAACGTTCCCTCCGAGTCGAGCTCAACCAAACCCTTTGATGAACCCTTTTTTGAAGACATTAAGTTGTATGAAAGTGAGGTGAAAAAAAAGTTGCAGAAGTATTCCGCGTATTTGGTGCTTTGTGATAAAGAGAGACTATCGAAGATCCAGTCACTGGAGAAGTTAAGCAGGACAGATAGAAAGGCCTTTTACTGCAGACTTAAAAAATACGATAAGTATTACGAAAGATATCAAAATGAGCTCGGCCTTGACAAATGCTGCAGTGCCATTGTGTCCAAATCTCATGATGTTGCTTATTCATATAACTCAACTGCAAAATCCTGCTCGTGTGTTTTGACACACGGGAGTGGTTCATCTAGCTGCAGCACTGAATTAACCATTAGTGACACTGCCTCCTGTCTCTCAGAGTCTAAGGGGCGGGAGCACACATTAGTTGATTCAAAAGGGATAAAAGATAAATCAGTGGGAGATTTGCAAAGCTTCACTGCAGTGGTGAACAATCGTTTATGTGATGTGAGTTGTGTTGAAGGCGAAATCTTACACAGAGCAGAGGACGTAACTGCAGAAAGATTTGTTGTGACTGGGGAAAATATCCCCGAGACTAGCAATACAGTTGGAGGACTGAAGAAAGATCCGCAAAGCTCTTTTGATAATGAAGCGACAAGTATGAATGAAGATGTATCAGTAGTCACGAAGTCTCAGATGCAGGTAGCCTCTTCATCTGTTACTTCCAATGAACACACAGAGGTAACTAATCAGTCAGTGCAGTTgaacttcttcagtgttgttgatcACTCATCTGATCAAAAGGTGGTAAACACAGAGATTACAGACAGATGCGAGGTGCCTGCAGTAATGGAAATCTCTGAGGGAAGCAGAAATGTCGGGTTAAATGAAGAAATAGTGGTGACAGAAGAAATACAGAGCTCTTGGGAAAATGGAGAGCTCAGCGAAGCTGAAGACAGATTGTTTCCCAACTTTCAGCTGGAGGAAGTACAGATGTCTGTTACTTCAAGTAAATACACAGATAAAGCTTATGAGGAACTGCCAAATGTGGACCCTTTGCTCCATTTCCTAGCAGCACGGATTGAATGGGAAAAACTGTTCGAAAAGTCAAAAGATAATGAGTTGAAAGTGAGTCCACAGTCAGCCACAGCAGCCACAAATCCCAAGAGCTTTGGTCAGCAAATTCCACTTCCTACAGTAACTAAACCTGATCAATTGATTCTTCATTGTTTAGAGTTTGCAGATGGTGAAGATGAAAGGATTCAACAAAGTTCAGTATTAACCAGTGAAAAGTTATCAACCTCAGGCAGTCAAACAGCAATTCTCAATCTGCAAATAACTTTAAGCAATGATAGTAATGCAGAATATGATCAGCATCCTacactgacagagccatctgttagAAATGGTAACTCTTTAGGGTACTCTGGAGAATATCACACAGAGACAAGAAACATCACTGAAAGAAAAGCAGAGAGATGTTTGAAAACAATTGGGAAAGACTATGAGGCAGTTTTGGATGGAGAAACTAATAAAACTGCACCAATAGCAGAAAATCTAGGATTAAAAGATGCATTGCAGACAGGCAGCAAAGAACTAAATCAAGTTTTTGCAAATACATTAGATACATGTGGACTGATATCTAAAAATGGTTTGCATCATACATTATATGAAGTATCAAGCTGTCCAGGTCCCCAGCCTAGCAAAAACAGTATGCAGGAAGGTTTGCTCTGTGTGTTGCCATGGCATAAACAACCTCCAGGTGGTGAACAACGTGGCATTCCCCAGAGTCCAAATAGTCACAATTACAAAGCAACAACAAAGTATGTTGCACAGTTGGCAAATGTACAATCTGACAAGAAGGTCAAGGTATCTGACAGATTAGCAGAGGTGAAGTTTCTAAATGAATCCCATGGTACCGGGGGCATTCACACAGGTAATTCCATGTGTCACACTAAATCAGAAGGCGAATATCCCAATACATTAAGTGGCAACTTGTGTGAAGAAATTGTGTTGAAGAAAAAGAATAGAAAAAAATCAGCATTGAAAGCACAAGACAAGAATATGAAAGGGCTGAAACCCCATTCTATGAAAATAAACAGCTTAAAACAGGATTCGAAAGTTACCTCAAACTACAATGTTTCATCGAATCTTCAGCATGCGGATGGTGAATCTCATGTGAACAAAGTAACTGCAACTGAAAACAATAATGACAAAGGAGGACTAGATAACAGAATGCCCAATCATGAAGGAGTAACATTCCTCAGAAGTAGACAACACAAACATATTAAGAAGGGCAGCTCAGTTCAGCTTACTGGCGAAACCAAAGGCACATTTGGTCCTGATAATAAAGTTAGGACATCATTAAGAAAACAAGGACGCCCAAACAATGAAGCCCTAGCTGTGGTTCACACAGCAACACCTGAAAACTATGTCCCACATGTGGAAATATGTTCAACAGATGGCAGTAAAAATAAAATCCAAGGGGGTGGCTGCTCTACTGGTAATCTTACTTCTCTGTATGAAGGGCGTATTGGTGCCTTTATCAGTTGTAAAAGACAAATTGCGCAGGTGGCAAGTGTTCTGTCAAGTGAAGCCTCCTTAAGCAAAAGCAGCCGATTGTCTAAGCTGCTTACCAAAGCAGTGACAAGCTTAAACAAAGCTTATGAGAGAGTTAGTAAGTCTTCAGAAATTGTGAAAAGAATTGGTACGAGGATGAGCCAAAGTTCGCTGCCAAAATCCTACCAGAGTAACTGCAATACTTTTTGGGAAAGCTGTGATGTAGATGGTCATCAATATCATAAACGACACCAGTATCGATCAGTTAGAGAAACGCACCCAAAAAATAGTGAACTTAACAAGCAAAAACAAATGAAGAGGTCAGAAGTTCCCCACAAGTGCTGTGAACAACTCTGTAAATGTGTGCAAAGTGCAGATTTCAAAAGACAACCCAAGAAAAATGAGCAAACTACATGTGTTGAGAAGTCCAGCAGAGCAGCCAAAGTAGAACTGGCCTCCGTAACAAGCACAGCAGAAGCAACAACAAATTCAGTAAGGTTTCAAAACACCACGAAAAAACTTCACTCCCACTGTGTCATTACGCAAAGAAACTGTGCACAAATCATGCATTCAAACCCAAATCATGCCCAAGAATACAAGTCTTGTGAAGCGAATCTTTCCATTAATGTATTTGAAAAGACCGAGCCACCTATTGTTGATTCTCAAGCTGAGCCCACATCAGTTAAATCTCCTGCTGAAAGTCATTTGGTGACTGCTGAAGTCATGGACCTCCCAGCGGAACCAAAACCATTGGAAATCCCATCTAAATCCAAACTTGAGGAATCTCAAATGGAATTGCATATTGACTTCCCAGCGCATAGGTTGTGTGTTGGGGAAGAAACACAGATAGAAACTGTATTGGAATTTCCTGTTGATTGCCTGATAGTAGAATCTTATGTTGACTCTCAAATGGCAAAATTCTTGACCAAATCCCACAAAGTGAAAATTCCTCTTGCTTCCCAAACAGTGGAGTCCCTGGGTGAAAGCCAGCTTCTGGAACCCTCCATTGAACTGCAAAGAACAGAGACTCAATTTGAAAATCAGAGGCTGCAATCCCAGTGTGAAATCAAAGCAACAAAATCATCAGCCCAGGACCAACCAGCCTACAGTAAACGTGGTGGATCAG GTCACTGGTAA